The genomic region CGTATCAGGCAATTTTCTGTACGGCCAGGCGCAGCTTGTCTTCCAGTACGCGACGATACTTGATGAAGTGGTGCAGGGGGATACGTTTGTCAGCATTGAGGCCGACCAGGGCGTGGTCCAGCTCAAGGCAGGAAATGATCGGCAGGACGTTTTGCTGGGCACAGTATTGGGCTACGTGGAGGAATAAATTATTGCCGTGCTCGGCGGAGCTGAACAGCTTGCCGTTGCACTCGAAGGAGAACACTTTCCGTCCATTGCGCATGCTGCCGAGTGCTTTGAGCAGTGTTTCGCGTCCCAGGCCCGCCAGGGCCAAATTGTCCTGCTGTTTTGCCACGTAGCCGATGGGTTCTTTTTTCAGGTGAAAAAAGGCCAGCAATTCGTGCTGGGTGGTGCGGAACTGGTTGAGCGCCTCGGGTTGATCTCTGCCGGAAAAGCGTGTTTGAATCAGGTAGCTGCGCAAAAAGGCGTAGTAGTGCAGCAGTTGGGTTTTAAGCAGATTTGCTTTCAGGCGGTGGGCATGCAAACAGCCTGTGTCATCCAGCGTGTAGATGATCCCCTGGTCGCCGCTGACGTAATAAAAAACCTCAATGCGCTGTGCTTCAAAGTTGTCGAACATCGGGCGCAGCAGCGTGGGGCGCAGTGAATTTTTTTCCAGCCAGATTTTTTGTGGCTGATCTTTCTCGTGATACAGAGCCGCGATGATTTCTGGTGAGCCACGCAGCGTTTGGTGTTGGGCCTTGTCGTTTTCAAAATCGATCAGATAATAGCGTTTGGCGGCTTCAAAAATCAGTCGATTGTTGGTGTCCAGGACGCGGTTGGGCAAAAATGCCTTGTTGATAAAATCAAACAATTCCTGAATCGAGCCCTGGATGCGCTGACCGATATGTGGTGTTTGGCAAAACAGTGGGACGTCAAACATTGTTTGCTGTTGCTGCTGATTGAGTTTGGCCCAGTTGAGATAATCGCAAATCCACAGTGCCAGACCTTCTGTGCCGGAGTAACTGTTGACGTGAACTTCACCCCAGCTATTGGTGTGGACGAAGTCGAGTGACGTGATTAGTGTTTCGTCGTCATGGCCATAATGCAATACGTCGGTCGTACCGTTGATGACGCCTTTGATGTTGCCGGAGAAAATTGCACTGGGCGGGATGTTGGCGTTGATGAATAAAATACCCTGGGTGATATGAGCGGGACGAAGAAAGTCTTTGCTTTCAGTGTTGAGTTTGTCCGGGCTGGGAATCACTTGGCGCAAATGATCCAGGGTTTGTTTTAAATCGCTGGAGGTCAAACCGGTGGCTTGCGCATAGGCTAAAATTTGACTGCTGTTGGTGATGATTTGGTTGACGTGGCACCAGCTGAGCAGCTCTACCAAGCTGCTGCATTGTTTGACAGGCACGTAGTGCTGAACTTCGCTGGGTGACATTTTGCCGCGATACAACAGCCAGCGGGCTTCGCCGGATTTGTTGTAACCAAGAATAATGGTGACGCATTCTTCGCTGATGCTCTTGCTGATGCCGCGACTGAAAATTTCCAGTTTGCCGGGACGTTTTTCCAGTGCGGCATACAGTTTTCGACCAAGAATGGTGAGGTCGCGGGAGTTGATCAGGTTGTCGCTGTTGTTTTGTCTCGCTCGATCAGAAAGAAACAGGTAACTTTTTGTCAAGTGTTCGACCAGCAGCTTGCGTTCGTCCATGACCTCGAACACGCTCCAGTCTTCGCGATGATCAAGCAGGCTGATTTGAGTGTCGTTCCAGCCCCAGCGATCGGTGAGGCTGCGCGTTTGGGTGTGGCGCCAGTTCTCTTTGTGTGTATCGCCGCTTAGTGGCAAATGCAGTTTGAGATAAAAGCTGCGGCGAATCAGTTCAAGTCGCAGAGGCTCGTCGCGTTTTTGCAGATAATTTTCCAGGTAGTTGAGCAGCATGGCGTAAGGGTCAAGTTGCTCCGCATCGTTATTGCCTTCGTGAACAGCGTGTTTCAGTTGATGGGAGATCAGCGCCTTGCCCGCATTGGCGTAGGCTTCCATCAGGGTGATTTTGAGAATGGATTTGTAGGGCGAATCTATGCTTTTGTAAATCTGCCAGACAGACGCGCCAAAGAATTCTTTTTCAGGGATGGCGGGGACGCCACCAAAGTCGATAACTTCATCACTGTGCAAAAAACCGTTATCGATCAGTTGCTGGCTATAGCTGTCGTAGTTGGCTTCCTGCTCCACGGGCACAAACCACCAGCGCGGATATTTGCCGGCCAACCAAACGCTGGTGCGATAAAACTCATCCAGCAATAGTTGGTGTTGCGTGCTGCCGCTGCTTTCGCTGGACAGTTCGGCGACGTTGCCATTGCGAAAATTGTCCGCGTTCATCAAAAAGAAATGGACTTCCAGACCCTTTTCGGCGGCCCATTGCTCGATACCGGTGGCTTTTTGCTGTAGCTTCTGAAGTTGGGTAGCGTTCAGTTCGGGTGAATGACACAGCCAAATGTCAAAGTCACTGTCCTTGGAAAACGCCAGTGAGCCGCAGCTTCCCATGATGTACAGTGCTTCGATGTCGTTTTTGACCTGGACGCGGCGATCGTGCTCAATCCGGCCAAAGGTTTTCTGGACCAGTTTTAGGGTTTCTTCGGAGCTGTTGTAGTTGGCGATGCCGCTGGGGGTTTCATTGCCGGCAAAACCCGGCAGTTTTTGTTGATTGACATGAAACAGGTGCGCGAGCACGCCAATGATGTCGGCCTGCTTGGCGCGCATAAGTTCCAGCGTACGCTGCAGGCGCTGCTGGTTGAGCGTGACAAAGTTTTGTCGGATTGTTTGTATTTGTTCAATGCTCATGTTTCTGACAGTGTATATCCCTATGCGCCCTTTCAAGGCCGTACGGCGGAGAAAAGGCGAAAATGAGTCGGCGTCGATAATGGGTTATCGCGCATTGGCGCTATCGACTTTAGGCTGTTTCGCGGGCCGCCGGCGTGTTTCTGCGTCCTGTTGAGGGAGGCACTGGCGCTGTTTGTGCATAATGTGACAATAGTGAGTTTTTGACAGGCTTAGCGATAGTTGAGGAGCGGATCAGGATGGATGCATCCATAGCAAAAGAAGCGCTGAACCATGTGCCGATGGGCATTTGGATCACTGACGCCAACGGAAAGCTGAATTGGGCCAACGATGCCATGTGCAAGCAACTGGGCGTGAAGCTGCAGCAACTGGCGGGAAAGACGGAAGACGCCATGATGGCGGCGCACTTCAAGCCCAGCGTGGAGAACGCCCAGCTGTTTCGCCAGACCTCGGTGGAAAAAGGCGTGGTGCGTTGGTTTATTCGCATTTCCCAGGCCCTGGAGGGCGGCCAGCAGGCCAGCTATTGGGCTGATGCCTCGGAAATCATGCGCTTGCGCAATGAGAACGATCAGCTGAATTACCAGGTAGATAACCTGAAAACCACCGACAATTTGACCGGTTTGCTCAATCGCCGGGCGATATTTACCTCACTGGAACCCCAGGTTTCGCGTAGCCGTCGTTATGACAATCCCCTGGCGGTAATGGTGATGGAATTGCGCGGCATTAACGCCAATGTGCCTGAACCAGAGGCACTGACGGATCAGGCGCTGGTGTCGTTGTCATATTTCCTGCGCGACCAGTTGCGCTGGGTCGACTTGATTGGGCGGATTGATGACAAGCAGTTTTTGATGATTCTGCCCGAAACTTCGACCGTTGACGCGCAGATTCTGGCGAAAAAGCTCAAAGAGCGCATGACCGGTTTGATTCTGGCGGCGGATCCCAAGGTGAAGCTGGAGCTGGATGTGGCGTTCGGTATCAGCGGTTGGCAGAAGGGCGACGATACTGCCTTGCTGATGCGGCGGGTACACTCCGCGCTGGAAAATGCACGGGCGGATACCGCCGAAGCAGTGACCGTCCTGTAGGACGGTCACTTTGTCGCGTTTATGCCAATTTGCTACGGGCACGCTTGATCGCGGCGCGTACCTGGGCCGGGGCGGTGCCACCGATGTGGTTGCGCGCAGCGGCTGAACCTTCCGGCGTCAGTACCTTGTAGACATCATCCTCGATCACCGAGGAAAATCCCTTCAATATGCTCAATTCCATCGCAGCCAGGTCCAGCCCTGTCTTGACCCCGTGGGCCACGGCTTTGCCCACCACTTCGTGGGCATCGCGGAAGGCCACGCCCTTGCGCACCAGATAGTCGGCCAGGTCAGTGGCGGTGGAGAAACCCTTCAGCGTGGCGGCGCGCATGTTGTCGCGCTTCACCTTGATACTGGGGATCATGTCAGCGAATACCCGCAGCGATGCCTTCAGGGTGTCGATGGAGTCAAACAGCGGTTCCTTGTCTTCCTGATTGTCCTTGTTGTAGGCCAGTGGTTGGCCTTTCATCAGGGTCAGCAGTGCGATCAGGTTGCCGTTGACGCGGCCGGTTTTGCCACGGATCAGCTCGGGTACATCGGGGTTCTTCTTCTGCGGCATGATCGATGAGCCGGTGCAGAAAGCATCGCCCATCTCAATAAAATCATACTGTTGCGACAACCAGATGATCAGCTCCTCAGAGGCGCGGGACAGGTGGGTCATGGTCACCGAGGCGACGAAGCAGAACTCCATGATGAA from Gammaproteobacteria bacterium harbors:
- a CDS encoding class I adenylate cyclase, which gives rise to MSIEQIQTIRQNFVTLNQQRLQRTLELMRAKQADIIGVLAHLFHVNQQKLPGFAGNETPSGIANYNSSEETLKLVQKTFGRIEHDRRVQVKNDIEALYIMGSCGSLAFSKDSDFDIWLCHSPELNATQLQKLQQKATGIEQWAAEKGLEVHFFLMNADNFRNGNVAELSSESSGSTQHQLLLDEFYRTSVWLAGKYPRWWFVPVEQEANYDSYSQQLIDNGFLHSDEVIDFGGVPAIPEKEFFGASVWQIYKSIDSPYKSILKITLMEAYANAGKALISHQLKHAVHEGNNDAEQLDPYAMLLNYLENYLQKRDEPLRLELIRRSFYLKLHLPLSGDTHKENWRHTQTRSLTDRWGWNDTQISLLDHREDWSVFEVMDERKLLVEHLTKSYLFLSDRARQNNSDNLINSRDLTILGRKLYAALEKRPGKLEIFSRGISKSISEECVTIILGYNKSGEARWLLYRGKMSPSEVQHYVPVKQCSSLVELLSWCHVNQIITNSSQILAYAQATGLTSSDLKQTLDHLRQVIPSPDKLNTESKDFLRPAHITQGILFINANIPPSAIFSGNIKGVINGTTDVLHYGHDDETLITSLDFVHTNSWGEVHVNSYSGTEGLALWICDYLNWAKLNQQQQQTMFDVPLFCQTPHIGQRIQGSIQELFDFINKAFLPNRVLDTNNRLIFEAAKRYYLIDFENDKAQHQTLRGSPEIIAALYHEKDQPQKIWLEKNSLRPTLLRPMFDNFEAQRIEVFYYVSGDQGIIYTLDDTGCLHAHRLKANLLKTQLLHYYAFLRSYLIQTRFSGRDQPEALNQFRTTQHELLAFFHLKKEPIGYVAKQQDNLALAGLGRETLLKALGSMRNGRKVFSFECNGKLFSSAEHGNNLFLHVAQYCAQQNVLPIISCLELDHALVGLNADKRIPLHHFIKYRRVLEDKLRLAVQKIA
- a CDS encoding sensor domain-containing diguanylate cyclase — its product is MDASIAKEALNHVPMGIWITDANGKLNWANDAMCKQLGVKLQQLAGKTEDAMMAAHFKPSVENAQLFRQTSVEKGVVRWFIRISQALEGGQQASYWADASEIMRLRNENDQLNYQVDNLKTTDNLTGLLNRRAIFTSLEPQVSRSRRYDNPLAVMVMELRGINANVPEPEALTDQALVSLSYFLRDQLRWVDLIGRIDDKQFLMILPETSTVDAQILAKKLKERMTGLILAADPKVKLELDVAFGISGWQKGDDTALLMRRVHSALENARADTAEAVTVL